A single Perognathus longimembris pacificus isolate PPM17 chromosome 17, ASM2315922v1, whole genome shotgun sequence DNA region contains:
- the LOC125365537 gene encoding C-C motif chemokine 2-like — translation MKVSAVILSLLLTEAIISTYVLAQPEASNIFTCCYKVSRKKISVQNLESYTRVTSSHCPWPAVIFKTKLGKKFCADPQKKWVQDSVNFLDKKAQTQNP, via the exons ATGAAGGTCTCCGCGGTGATTCTGTCCCTGCTGCTTACAGAAGCCATCATCAGCACCTATGTCCTGGCTCAGCCAG AGGCGAGTAATATCTTCACCTGCTGCTACAAAGTGAGCCGAAAGAAGATCTCTGTGCAGAATCTGGAGAGCTACACCAGGGTCACCAGCAGCCATTGTCCCTGGCCTGCTGTGAT CTTCAAGACTAAATTGGGCAAGAAGTTCTGTGCTGACCCCCAGAAGAAGTGGGTCCAGGATTCCGTGAACTTCCTGGACAAGAAAGCTCAAACTCAGAATCCTTGA